The Candidatus Hepatincola sp. Av genome contains the following window.
AGGTAAACCTACCTCTTTGCCAAAGGTAATCAAGTGTGCATGAGGATTAGAATCCAAAATTTTATGCCAAGTTGGCGTTTTTCCCACTTCAATAGCATTATATTTGGGATTCTTATTCTCTCCCCAACCATCTAAAATAGTAAGTAGTAGTTTTTTCTTCATTATAATTCACCTTCTAGTTGCTTGATATTTTACTATTATTCAATGTTATTAAAATTTAATTGATTATAGCATATTTACATAATTATATTTATTACTTATTCTCGGTGGTAGGGGTGGTTCATACTAAGAGTTTGAATCCTATAAATTTGTTCTACTAAAATTAAACGAACTAATATATGTGGTAAAGTAATTTTGCCAAAAGAAACTAATTGTTTAGCTTGTTCTTTGTATACTGGTAAAAATCCATCTGCTCCACCAATTAAAAAGGTAATGGTTTTATAATTTGTAAAAATAGTTTTTTGCAGACTATTTAATTCTGATGTACTGAAGTTAGTACCAGATTCATCTAGCATAATAACAAAAGATTGGGGGCGAATAGCCATAAATAATTTGCTATTAATTTGTTGCTGATTTAAGTTTTTATCTTCTATTTCTATAATATTTATTTTAAAGGTAGTAATTCTTTTTAAATAATTGCTAATTAAAATACCAAATTCACTGTTTTTCTTAATTTTACCTGAACTGATAATATCAATTTGCATTACTTTTTGCCCAAATATCCTCAATAGTGTAATAGTTTCTTACTTCCTCACGGAAAAGATGGATAAATATACCAGAAGTAAAAATTATAATCCAATTGCCGGTATCCTCTCCCTCAGAGTGTAAGTCTGTAATATTAGCCTGTTTTAATT
Protein-coding sequences here:
- the rlmH gene encoding Ribosomal RNA large subunit methyltransferase H, with product MQIDIISSGKIKKNSEFGILISNYLKRITTFKINIIEIEDKNLNQQQINSKLFMAIRPQSFVIMLDESGTNFSTSELNSLQKTIFTNYKTITFLIGGADGFLPVYKEQAKQLVSFGKITLPHILVRLILVEQIYRIQTLSMNHPYHRE